The Breoghania sp. L-A4 sequence CAGATGGAAGTCCATATGCGTCACAGCCCACGTGACACGGCACCGGATGGCGCGGATCTCGCGCTGACCATCGACGGGCTGGCGCTGGAGGGCGCGCTGGTGACCGACTCTCCGCTCGACGGCGCGCTTCTGCTGCATGTTCGCGACGCGGCCTCCCTGCTGGGGGCGACATGGACCGCTTCATCGGCGAAATGCGCGCCGGCGGCCGGCCGGTCGCCGTGGAGGCGGCGCAACTCTCGCTCGGCAGCACCCGGCTCTCGGCGCGCGGCTCACTGACACTGGACACCGCGGGCACGCTCTCGGGAGAGCTCGACGTCACGGTCGTCGAGCCGGAGGGGCTGGCGCGCCTGCTGGCGCCGCTGTTCCCGCGCGACTCCACCCTGCCGACGTCGTTTCAGGGCGTGATGGACGGCTTTGGAAGCACAACCACCGTCGACGGCCACCCGGCGCTGGAAGCCAGGATTCTGGTCACCAAGGGCCAGATGCGCATCGGGCTCGTGCCGTTCGCGCAGATCCCGCCGCTTCCGTGAGCGGATCGCGACGGTCGGCGTTCAGACGTCCGCCAGCCGATCGATCCGGATAATGTAGCTGTTCCAGCCGGCCGGTTCCGCCAGATGTTCGAAGAACGCGGCCGCCATCTCGTCGCGCGCGGGTACGAGCCAGCGCAGATGCGCCCAGCCGCGATGCTCCCCTTCCGTCACCAGCGCCTCGACCATGCGGCGGCCGATGCCCGTCCTGCGCTTGTCCTGGATGACGAAGATATCGTCGATCTGCCCGGCCCGCAGTCCGGAAATCGCCAGCGGCAGGTCAAAGAACGTCGCGAAGCCCACCAGCTTGCCGTCCACAATCGCGCCGATCAGCTCCGCCGTCTTGTCCTTCAGCAGGGTTTCCGCGTAATAGTCGTCCGGCCTGCGCGGCGCGCCGCGCTTGCGTTCCTGTGCGTAGGCCGCGATCAACGGCGCCAATTGATGCGCCGCCTCGGGGCCAAGAGCCTTGATTTCCATCGTTGCCATGCTCGCTCCGCCATGTCGAAGGGGAGCGCGATCCGCTCCTTGTCACGTCAAGCATTCTTGAATTCGCAGCCGCGATCAAGAAGCCAGATCAAATCGGCTGCAATTCCCTTGTGCGTCGCCATGCCAGGCGGCGATCGC is a genomic window containing:
- a CDS encoding GNAT family N-acetyltransferase, coding for MATMEIKALGPEAAHQLAPLIAAYAQERKRGAPRRPDDYYAETLLKDKTAELIGAIVDGKLVGFATFFDLPLAISGLRAGQIDDIFVIQDKRRTGIGRRMVEALVTEGEHRGWAHLRWLVPARDEMAAAFFEHLAEPAGWNSYIIRIDRLADV